Proteins encoded together in one Corallococcus soli window:
- a CDS encoding M57 family metalloprotease — protein MFSRSIVVAAGCIALGLGCGESPDETQEIVGNLVSAGFPSDDIMVVDGKVYVGRDAEVSLAASREMLVTGGTPEEQYRTNNVVSASVTKICINAPAFTGAFSTALDLAIQNYDELPLTFAMARAPSTGCSFTINGFIDPNMNGGVAGFPANGLPFGQFTVGGQLSQYGVNVIAHVITHEIGHAVGFRHSDYYNRAISCGSGGNEGDAGVGAIHIPGTPTTASTGSSIMNSCFRAVETGDFTSSDLTALSAMYTPSTAPSLFSGLDPNRCLDVAGGTPTQGTPVQLWDCNGSAAQRWTLTPQGELRSGVAPNLCLDVKDGIGAQGTSVQIYGCNGTAAQRWTKVGATFRSALMANLCLDVFNASTTPGTKVQIWECNGTNAQNWFTR, from the coding sequence ATGTTCTCAAGAAGCATCGTCGTCGCGGCAGGCTGCATCGCGCTGGGTCTCGGGTGTGGTGAGTCTCCGGACGAGACGCAGGAGATTGTCGGCAACCTGGTCTCCGCCGGGTTCCCGTCCGACGACATCATGGTCGTCGACGGGAAGGTCTACGTCGGGCGGGACGCCGAGGTGTCCCTGGCCGCCTCGCGCGAGATGCTCGTGACCGGCGGCACGCCCGAGGAGCAGTACCGCACGAACAACGTCGTCAGCGCCTCCGTGACGAAGATCTGCATCAACGCTCCGGCGTTCACCGGCGCGTTCAGCACGGCGCTGGACCTGGCCATCCAGAACTACGACGAGCTGCCGCTCACCTTCGCCATGGCGCGCGCGCCGAGCACCGGCTGTAGCTTCACCATCAACGGGTTCATCGACCCGAACATGAACGGCGGCGTGGCCGGGTTCCCGGCGAACGGCCTGCCGTTCGGGCAGTTCACCGTTGGCGGCCAGCTCAGCCAGTACGGCGTCAACGTCATCGCGCACGTCATCACGCACGAGATTGGCCATGCCGTCGGCTTCCGTCACTCGGACTACTACAACCGCGCCATCAGCTGTGGCAGCGGCGGTAACGAGGGGGACGCGGGGGTTGGCGCGATCCACATCCCGGGCACGCCGACCACGGCGTCCACCGGTAGCTCGATCATGAACTCCTGCTTCCGCGCGGTCGAGACGGGCGACTTCACCTCCAGCGACCTCACCGCGCTGTCCGCGATGTACACGCCCTCCACCGCCCCCAGCCTGTTCAGCGGCCTGGATCCGAATCGCTGCCTGGACGTGGCCGGAGGCACCCCCACGCAGGGGACGCCCGTCCAGCTTTGGGATTGCAACGGATCCGCCGCGCAGCGTTGGACCCTGACGCCTCAAGGGGAGCTGCGCAGCGGCGTGGCGCCCAACCTCTGCCTGGACGTCAAGGACGGCATCGGCGCCCAGGGCACGAGCGTCCAGATCTACGGATGCAACGGAACGGCCGCGCAGCGCTGGACGAAGGTCGGCGCCACGTTCCGGAGCGCATTGATGGCCAACCTCTGCCTGGACGTCTTCAACGCCTCGACGACCCCCGGCACGAAGGTTCAAATCTGGGAGTGCAACGGCACGAACGCCCAGAACTGGTTCACGCGGTGA
- the map gene encoding type I methionyl aminopeptidase: MTTATPRTAPAVLPGPNDTCWCGSGSKYKKCHRGADTVEARKRGPDAPRQGVRPGIVSPRRVVPLTIARPDYADSVAGRPSRTKRESDLKSPDVIARMRRACQAAAQVLVETAQHVRVGITTDELDAIAHEAYLKRGGYPSTLNYHNFPKSLCTSVNEVICHGIPDSRALEDGDIVNLDITIYLDGVHGDCSATYLVGNVEPRHQKLVQVARECLDVGIAAVKPGRPISDIGRAVEAHAVKNGTSVVRAYCGHGIGETFHTALQVPHYYEPEADTIMQPGMIFTVEPMINQGHWDHRTWNDEWTVVTADGQRSAQFEHTLLVTDTGAEILTLP; encoded by the coding sequence ATGACCACCGCCACCCCCCGAACCGCTCCCGCCGTCCTGCCCGGGCCCAATGACACCTGCTGGTGCGGCAGCGGCTCCAAGTACAAGAAGTGCCACCGTGGCGCCGACACCGTGGAGGCCCGCAAGCGGGGCCCTGACGCCCCCCGCCAGGGCGTGCGCCCCGGCATCGTCAGCCCCCGGCGCGTCGTGCCCCTCACCATTGCCCGGCCCGACTACGCGGACTCCGTGGCGGGCCGTCCGTCGCGCACGAAGCGGGAGTCCGACCTGAAGTCGCCGGACGTCATCGCCCGCATGCGCCGCGCCTGTCAGGCCGCCGCGCAGGTGCTGGTGGAGACCGCCCAGCACGTGCGGGTGGGCATCACCACGGATGAGCTGGATGCCATCGCCCACGAGGCCTACCTCAAGCGCGGCGGCTACCCCAGCACGCTCAACTACCACAACTTCCCCAAGTCGCTCTGCACCTCCGTCAACGAGGTCATCTGTCACGGCATCCCGGACAGCCGCGCCCTGGAGGACGGCGACATCGTCAACCTGGACATCACCATCTACCTGGATGGCGTCCACGGTGACTGCTCCGCCACCTACCTCGTCGGCAACGTGGAGCCCCGGCACCAGAAGCTGGTGCAGGTGGCCCGCGAGTGCCTGGACGTGGGCATCGCCGCGGTGAAGCCCGGCCGCCCCATCAGCGACATTGGCCGCGCCGTGGAGGCCCACGCCGTGAAGAACGGCACCAGCGTCGTGCGCGCCTACTGCGGCCACGGCATCGGCGAGACCTTCCACACCGCGCTCCAGGTGCCCCACTACTACGAGCCGGAGGCCGACACGATCATGCAGCCCGGCATGATCTTCACCGTGGAGCCGATGATCAACCAGGGCCACTGGGACCACCGCACCTGGAACGACGAGTGGACCGTCGTCACCGCGGACGGCCAGCGCAGCGCCCAGTTCGAGCACACCCTGCTCGTCACGGACACGGGCGCGGAGATCCTCACGCTCCCGTAG
- a CDS encoding oxygenase MpaB family protein, producing MGDPVADPVIQSVFANKEAEAVNRMLRSIESNVHLVPAEMPDSVEVYLNETDDWPDWADPEKVRLGQKLFHRYGMQMTLALFLWSLPSAYAWAKAARVLTWTGGIDKYVHRRIIETAQFVLDVMAEGGLEHGGFGVRTAQKIRLLHAAIRHHISKDPRWNAAEWDMPINQEDQVATLLSLALVPQVLPKLGMDFTPEEEHAYFHCWMLIGHFMGIRPELLPRDVEDGQQLWAAITERQVAPSENGAALTRALVDYLKLRIPGTMMDGLAVTLIRELCGDTVSEAVGLEKTDWTRHLLTPMKWMFNLADEVQDQSGLAAKLSASLSRKLIEGLHTSERGGGRVNFRIPESLKEAWSVSGTVPPMAE from the coding sequence ATGGGCGATCCCGTGGCGGATCCCGTCATCCAGTCCGTCTTCGCCAACAAGGAGGCGGAGGCCGTCAACCGCATGCTCCGGAGCATTGAATCGAACGTGCACCTGGTGCCCGCGGAGATGCCGGACTCCGTGGAGGTGTACCTGAACGAAACGGATGACTGGCCGGACTGGGCGGATCCGGAGAAGGTCCGGCTGGGGCAGAAGCTCTTCCACCGCTACGGCATGCAGATGACCCTGGCGCTCTTCCTGTGGTCCCTGCCCTCCGCCTACGCGTGGGCGAAGGCGGCCCGGGTGCTGACGTGGACGGGCGGCATCGACAAGTACGTGCACCGCCGCATCATCGAAACGGCCCAGTTCGTCCTGGACGTGATGGCCGAGGGCGGCCTGGAGCACGGGGGCTTCGGGGTCCGCACGGCGCAGAAGATCCGCCTCCTGCACGCCGCCATCCGCCACCACATCTCCAAGGACCCGCGGTGGAACGCCGCCGAATGGGACATGCCCATCAACCAGGAGGACCAGGTCGCGACGCTCCTGTCGCTCGCCCTGGTGCCCCAGGTGCTGCCCAAGCTGGGGATGGACTTCACCCCGGAGGAGGAGCACGCCTACTTCCACTGCTGGATGTTGATTGGTCACTTCATGGGCATCCGGCCGGAGCTGCTGCCGCGCGACGTGGAGGACGGCCAGCAGCTCTGGGCCGCCATCACCGAGCGGCAGGTGGCGCCGTCGGAGAACGGGGCCGCGCTGACCAGGGCGCTCGTCGACTACCTGAAGCTGCGCATCCCCGGCACGATGATGGACGGTCTGGCGGTGACGTTGATCCGCGAGCTGTGCGGCGACACGGTGTCGGAGGCCGTGGGGCTGGAGAAGACGGACTGGACCCGCCACCTGCTGACGCCGATGAAGTGGATGTTCAACCTGGCGGATGAGGTGCAGGACCAGTCCGGGCTCGCGGCGAAGCTGTCCGCCTCCCTGTCGCGCAAGCTCATTGAAGGGCTGCACACCTCCGAGCGGGGCGGCGGCCGGGTGAACTTCCGCATCCCCGAGTCGCTGAAGGAGGCCTGGAGCGTCTCCGGCACCGTCCCGCCGATGGCGGAGTAG
- a CDS encoding glyoxalase, with product MTRPYLYLALRWSDIELHFGKGSKNLDPSEENAGGCLVMVDTVEPYHRAFTEALRAKYGKVLATGRPRITRFRPGQSRFSLVDPAGNNVIFIQRDEPEELEYGGSAKLTGLAKVIDNARILREFKNDDRAAARALDIGLARFGAAATVEDKARALAARLELVIALQEATTGQSLKQQLLDLPLSEEARSHLSDELKAAERLEDWLARTRPSQPTPPKRTGASRRR from the coding sequence ATGACCAGGCCGTATCTGTACCTGGCGCTGCGCTGGAGCGACATCGAGCTGCACTTCGGCAAGGGCTCCAAGAATCTGGACCCGAGCGAAGAGAACGCAGGGGGCTGTCTGGTCATGGTGGACACGGTGGAGCCCTACCACCGGGCCTTCACGGAGGCGCTGCGCGCGAAGTACGGCAAGGTGCTGGCCACGGGCAGACCCCGCATCACCCGCTTCCGGCCCGGCCAGAGCCGATTCTCGTTGGTTGACCCCGCCGGCAACAACGTCATCTTCATCCAGCGCGATGAGCCGGAGGAGCTGGAGTACGGCGGCTCCGCGAAGCTCACGGGTCTGGCGAAGGTCATCGACAACGCGCGCATCCTGCGCGAGTTCAAGAATGACGACAGAGCCGCCGCGCGGGCGCTCGACATCGGGCTCGCCAGGTTCGGGGCGGCAGCCACCGTGGAGGACAAGGCTCGCGCCCTGGCCGCCCGCTTGGAGCTGGTGATCGCGCTGCAGGAGGCCACGACGGGGCAGTCCCTGAAGCAGCAGCTCCTGGACTTGCCCCTCTCCGAGGAGGCACGGAGTCACCTGTCCGATGAGCTGAAGGCCGCGGAGCGGCTGGAGGACTGGCTTGCCCGAACCCGACCTTCCCAGCCCACACCGCCCAAGCGGACGGGTGCCTCACGGCGGAGATAG
- a CDS encoding amidohydrolase, whose product MSALRLLALSHLLLVGLHARGDELRPGADLIVFNAKITTQHLAQPAASAVAIKRGRIYAVGDDAEILALKNSKTKLIDAEGHRLIPGINDAHVHVLNENNYNYNVRWDGVPTLSRALEMLKEQAKRTPKGQWVKVIGGWSPYQFKENRFPTLEELNAAVPDRPYIVQYAYNQAFLNELAMKEIGVGTPKFQMPPGTEFEKDMQGKYTGVVRGFTWTFVALEAVVPLPSFAEKVNSLAYAINDLNRFGVVSALESGSIIPYPEGHKPIEALIRDQRLNVRFPFMDLQLVEPGASMVDAEIDAITKKSPTSPGDNTHPTLAHGHEYQTNGEVLNAQLHDHENFDRPAVVIDREFMRKTVEEDVGKLVKRRSPFRMHISYDENISPFLDALEALNKKTPFDGLRWSIEHAETISPKNIERIKKLGGGIALDDKMALHGDGFIKTHGREVALQTPRLRQLVDSGIPLAMTTDGFRASSYNPWVAIHWMVTGKSVSGSEILAKDNRLSREEALKLYTLGAAWFTKTENESGRIAPGNLADFALLSTDYFSVPEEEIQHITSVMTVVDGKVVFGAGKYSKLAPELPKIIPTWSPIKYFGGYYGAK is encoded by the coding sequence ATGTCTGCACTCCGACTCCTGGCTCTCTCGCACCTGTTGCTCGTCGGCCTCCATGCGCGTGGAGACGAGCTTCGTCCCGGGGCCGATCTGATCGTTTTCAACGCGAAGATCACCACTCAGCACCTAGCGCAGCCGGCGGCTTCCGCAGTCGCGATCAAAAGAGGGCGGATCTACGCAGTGGGCGACGACGCCGAGATCCTCGCCCTCAAGAACAGCAAAACCAAACTGATCGATGCGGAGGGGCATCGCCTGATCCCGGGCATCAATGATGCCCACGTCCACGTGCTGAATGAGAACAACTACAACTACAACGTGAGGTGGGACGGGGTTCCCACCTTGAGCCGCGCCCTCGAGATGTTGAAGGAACAGGCCAAAAGAACGCCCAAGGGCCAATGGGTCAAGGTGATCGGGGGTTGGTCGCCGTATCAGTTCAAGGAGAACCGGTTCCCGACCTTGGAGGAGCTGAACGCCGCGGTACCTGACCGGCCGTACATCGTTCAATACGCCTACAACCAGGCGTTCTTGAACGAGTTGGCGATGAAGGAGATCGGCGTGGGAACCCCCAAGTTCCAGATGCCGCCCGGCACGGAATTCGAGAAAGACATGCAAGGAAAGTACACCGGCGTCGTGCGAGGGTTCACCTGGACCTTCGTGGCGCTCGAAGCAGTGGTCCCGTTGCCTTCCTTCGCGGAGAAGGTGAACTCGCTCGCCTACGCGATCAACGACTTGAACCGGTTCGGAGTGGTATCGGCGCTGGAGTCCGGCAGCATCATCCCCTACCCGGAAGGGCACAAGCCCATCGAAGCCCTGATCAGGGATCAGCGTTTGAACGTTCGTTTCCCTTTCATGGATCTCCAGCTCGTCGAGCCCGGCGCTTCGATGGTGGACGCAGAGATCGATGCCATCACCAAGAAGTCTCCGACCAGCCCCGGGGACAACACGCACCCGACCCTGGCGCATGGTCACGAATACCAAACCAACGGAGAAGTGCTGAACGCCCAACTCCACGACCATGAGAACTTCGACCGGCCGGCTGTGGTGATCGATCGGGAATTCATGCGAAAGACCGTCGAAGAGGACGTGGGCAAGCTGGTGAAGCGGCGAAGCCCGTTCCGGATGCATATCAGCTACGACGAGAACATCTCTCCATTCCTGGATGCTCTGGAAGCGCTGAACAAGAAAACGCCTTTCGACGGCCTGCGGTGGAGCATCGAGCACGCCGAAACGATCAGCCCGAAAAACATCGAAAGGATCAAGAAACTGGGCGGCGGAATCGCGCTGGACGACAAGATGGCGCTCCACGGAGACGGCTTCATCAAGACCCACGGCCGCGAGGTGGCCCTGCAGACGCCTCGCTTGCGTCAGCTCGTCGACAGCGGGATCCCGCTGGCCATGACCACCGACGGATTCAGGGCTTCTTCTTACAACCCATGGGTGGCTATCCATTGGATGGTCACCGGCAAGTCGGTGTCGGGCTCGGAGATCCTGGCCAAGGACAACCGCCTGAGCCGGGAAGAGGCGCTCAAACTCTATACTTTGGGTGCCGCGTGGTTCACCAAGACCGAGAACGAGAGCGGGAGGATCGCGCCGGGCAACCTAGCGGACTTCGCGCTGCTGAGCACCGACTACTTCTCGGTGCCGGAAGAGGAGATCCAGCATATCACTTCCGTGATGACCGTCGTGGACGGGAAGGTCGTGTTCGGTGCGGGCAAATACAGCAAACTCGCTCCGGAACTGCCGAAGATCATCCCGACGTGGTCCCCGATCAAGTACTTCGGCGGCTACTATGGCGCGAAATGA
- a CDS encoding GNAT family N-acetyltransferase yields the protein MILRNVTDEDLPIFFEHQRDPEALRMAAFPSRERDAFMTHWRTNVLRPENVTRAIVMDGVVVGNIGSWEQEAKRLVGYWIGREHWGKGIATRALSGFLLVEPARPLHAWVALHNLASIRVLEKCGFHALPDETPHHPGEVAEVLMRLGST from the coding sequence ATGATCCTCCGCAACGTCACGGATGAGGACCTTCCCATCTTCTTCGAGCACCAGCGCGACCCGGAAGCGCTGCGCATGGCCGCGTTTCCATCGCGGGAGCGCGATGCGTTCATGACCCACTGGCGCACGAACGTCCTCCGCCCTGAAAACGTCACGCGCGCCATCGTCATGGACGGCGTGGTCGTTGGGAACATCGGCAGTTGGGAACAGGAGGCCAAGCGCCTCGTCGGCTATTGGATTGGTCGCGAGCACTGGGGCAAAGGCATCGCTACCCGGGCCCTCTCTGGGTTTCTCCTGGTCGAGCCCGCCCGGCCGCTTCATGCGTGGGTCGCTCTCCACAACCTCGCGTCGATCCGCGTCCTGGAGAAGTGTGGCTTCCACGCCCTGCCCGACGAAACCCCGCATCACCCGGGTGAAGTCGCCGAAGTCCTCATGAGGCTTGGTTCGACGTAG
- a CDS encoding serine/threonine protein kinase encodes MAPERSQVFPAALQPGTEVGRWRVLGTLGVGGYGAVYRVEPLEGAGRSFALKLSLHPDPARALREMSLLLDRAWHPQVVRVHATGRWPDPIDGLPYFVMDLVEGVALHTWAETRNPTFRQLAMVGGSVAMTLDVLHARGVLHRDLKPEHILVREPGHVPVLIDFGAGDQAGATTLTTTTLPPGTLHLRSPEAIRFQQLHWRQPEVRYPCTEADDLYALGVCLYRAATGHYPYSPELTPDLLTVAITQRLPPSPRTINPQVPVPLATAILRLLEKEPERRPRTGVQAHAELVEGLLSDGAAFDARLFDELPGEAPGRIRRPEWPSQPYRTAETEPVALLPLMRPAGWFQPLGGTGLISLLLCLMLLVAGPGTWEVLSGAWTRHTTPGVLPNASAPSGHKLAGPPERLHSAPVAAPLTPGPPLATVAPVATPPEERSPVTSRPTVSAPVATPQKPSRPLKAVMASVCMGMACASNAPMVDRPTPPSEDCPAEALAAMKELYISGRLLDGALDPKGKWGNVTVREGRGSVYMWGKGKVREGDVVTGQFYVGSKRVYGRFTQLKQKRTGNIYPVCLEFWTQSWTKDGEVYIEDATGLPRLRGGDEDTAVVLNQVTVKSVIRYDEQ; translated from the coding sequence ATGGCTCCAGAACGGTCACAGGTGTTCCCGGCGGCGCTCCAACCCGGCACGGAGGTGGGGCGCTGGCGCGTGCTCGGGACGTTGGGGGTGGGTGGGTACGGGGCGGTCTACCGGGTTGAACCGCTGGAGGGGGCGGGCCGGAGCTTCGCGCTCAAGCTGTCCCTGCATCCGGATCCGGCGCGGGCGCTGCGGGAGATGTCGCTGCTGTTGGACCGGGCATGGCATCCCCAGGTGGTCCGCGTCCACGCTACCGGGCGCTGGCCGGACCCCATCGACGGACTGCCGTACTTCGTCATGGACCTCGTGGAGGGGGTGGCGCTCCACACCTGGGCGGAGACCCGCAACCCCACGTTCCGGCAGCTCGCCATGGTGGGGGGCTCCGTGGCGATGACGCTCGACGTGCTGCACGCGCGGGGCGTGCTGCACCGCGACCTCAAGCCGGAGCACATCCTGGTGCGCGAGCCAGGCCACGTGCCGGTGCTCATCGACTTCGGCGCCGGGGACCAGGCGGGGGCCACCACCCTCACCACCACCACCCTGCCCCCGGGCACGCTGCACCTGCGCAGCCCGGAGGCCATCCGCTTCCAGCAGCTCCACTGGCGGCAACCGGAGGTGCGCTATCCCTGTACGGAGGCGGATGACCTGTACGCGCTGGGGGTGTGCCTGTACCGCGCGGCCACCGGCCACTACCCGTACTCTCCGGAGCTGACGCCGGACCTGCTCACCGTGGCCATCACCCAGCGGCTGCCGCCGTCGCCCCGGACCATCAATCCCCAGGTGCCCGTGCCGCTCGCCACGGCCATCCTGAGGTTGCTGGAGAAGGAGCCGGAGCGGAGGCCCCGCACGGGGGTGCAGGCGCACGCGGAGCTCGTGGAGGGGTTGCTCTCCGACGGTGCGGCGTTCGATGCGCGGCTCTTCGATGAGCTTCCGGGGGAGGCGCCCGGGAGGATCCGGCGCCCTGAGTGGCCGTCCCAGCCGTACCGGACGGCGGAGACGGAGCCCGTGGCGCTGCTGCCCCTGATGCGCCCCGCGGGATGGTTCCAGCCTCTTGGGGGAACGGGGCTGATCAGCCTGCTGCTGTGCCTGATGCTCCTGGTCGCGGGGCCTGGAACCTGGGAGGTCCTGTCGGGGGCCTGGACTCGTCATACAACCCCAGGAGTCCTACCGAACGCTTCCGCCCCCAGTGGTCATAAACTGGCGGGTCCGCCCGAGCGACTGCACAGTGCTCCTGTCGCTGCCCCGCTGACCCCGGGCCCTCCATTGGCGACCGTTGCCCCCGTGGCGACGCCTCCCGAGGAACGCTCACCCGTGACTTCCAGACCGACTGTTTCAGCCCCTGTCGCAACGCCCCAGAAGCCGAGCCGTCCGCTCAAGGCCGTCATGGCTTCCGTCTGTATGGGAATGGCCTGCGCCAGCAATGCGCCCATGGTGGACCGTCCCACGCCTCCCTCCGAGGACTGTCCGGCGGAGGCGCTCGCAGCCATGAAGGAGCTGTATATCAGTGGCCGCCTGCTGGACGGCGCGCTCGACCCCAAGGGGAAATGGGGAAATGTAACGGTTCGTGAGGGAAGGGGCTCCGTGTACATGTGGGGCAAAGGCAAGGTGAGGGAGGGTGACGTCGTCACTGGACAGTTCTATGTCGGCTCCAAGCGGGTCTACGGACGCTTCACCCAACTGAAGCAAAAGCGTACCGGCAACATCTACCCCGTCTGCCTTGAGTTCTGGACACAGAGCTGGACGAAGGATGGAGAGGTGTACATCGAGGATGCGACAGGACTCCCGCGCCTGAGAGGCGGTGATGAAGACACAGCGGTCGTCCTCAATCAGGTCACCGTCAAATCCGTTATTCGATACGACGAGCAGTAG
- a CDS encoding DUF2381 family protein, translating to MILLFLSLLTSAEATAADVPAPAPQQTCHALAELSPLLSESLIDEQGIKVLQFASAPLNEEGNLRVRSFRSALRVALIIELPEGSSPPGGALRASLTAPGLQSPEVLKVLQVAPRSTSERAWIIVEASASAAEARGVYTLEFLDAEGTRFLVLPGVRFPSF from the coding sequence ATGATTCTGTTGTTCCTTTCGCTGCTTACGTCTGCTGAAGCCACGGCGGCTGACGTCCCCGCTCCCGCTCCTCAACAGACGTGTCACGCGCTGGCGGAACTCTCTCCCCTTCTATCCGAGAGCCTGATCGACGAGCAGGGCATCAAGGTCCTGCAATTCGCCAGTGCCCCCTTGAATGAAGAAGGGAATCTTCGTGTCAGGAGCTTTCGCTCCGCACTGCGGGTCGCGTTGATCATCGAACTTCCCGAGGGTTCGTCGCCCCCAGGCGGCGCCCTTCGCGCGAGCCTGACCGCGCCTGGGCTTCAGTCCCCTGAAGTGCTGAAGGTGCTTCAAGTCGCGCCCAGATCAACGAGCGAAAGGGCGTGGATCATCGTGGAAGCCTCAGCGTCCGCAGCAGAAGCCCGGGGCGTCTACACGCTGGAGTTCCTGGACGCGGAGGGCACGCGGTTCCTCGTCCTTCCCGGGGTGCGGTTTCCGTCCTTCTAG
- a CDS encoding GMC oxidoreductase, which translates to MGAQSDPTSVVDRWGQVRAVEGLRVIDSSIIPAIPSVPTNLTTIMLAEKLAHELFR; encoded by the coding sequence ATGGGCGCGCAGAGCGATCCGACCTCGGTCGTGGATCGATGGGGACAGGTTCGGGCCGTGGAAGGCCTACGGGTCATCGATTCGTCGATCATTCCGGCGATCCCGTCGGTTCCTACCAATCTGACCACGATCATGTTGGCCGAGAAGCTCGCCCACGAGCTGTTCCGATGA
- a CDS encoding LysR family transcriptional regulator encodes MELRHVRYFAAVAEQLSVTRAAQLLHISQPALSRQIRDLEEELGVDLLERYPNSIALTEAGKVFLAECKVILRRVEDAVEKVRRKSPSHRSILRIGFAATPAVEILKQAMRVFHKQHPSIQIELKDLSSNGIVRGVRDLKLDLGITIGVAPQSFEGLAMKELGSYGVTVAFPKEHRFAKLKQVPLAEVAKEGLITFTKSEHPEAHSAIRKILSGFTEEPNIVMECDGISSLFAAVESGKGVAIGFETMAKLAGSRLNFRPVLPAPPRLPVVVIYDQAKLSSAGNDFLAILAAVKLKSLRPAAGLLIV; translated from the coding sequence ATGGAACTCAGACACGTGAGGTATTTCGCGGCGGTTGCCGAGCAGCTCAGCGTGACCCGCGCGGCGCAACTGCTTCATATTTCTCAACCTGCGCTCAGTCGGCAAATCCGCGACTTGGAGGAGGAGCTCGGAGTCGATCTCCTCGAGCGATATCCCAATTCCATCGCTCTGACGGAAGCGGGCAAGGTGTTTCTCGCCGAATGCAAGGTCATCCTCCGTCGGGTCGAAGACGCCGTCGAGAAGGTGCGACGGAAATCGCCTTCGCATCGGTCCATCCTGAGGATCGGATTCGCCGCCACGCCGGCCGTGGAAATCCTGAAGCAAGCGATGCGGGTTTTCCACAAGCAGCATCCATCGATCCAGATCGAGCTAAAAGACCTGTCGAGCAACGGGATCGTCCGCGGCGTGAGGGATCTGAAGCTGGATCTCGGAATCACCATCGGCGTCGCCCCCCAGTCATTCGAGGGGCTGGCGATGAAAGAGCTCGGAAGCTACGGCGTCACCGTGGCTTTCCCCAAAGAGCACCGTTTCGCGAAGCTGAAGCAAGTGCCGTTGGCCGAAGTCGCGAAGGAAGGGCTGATCACCTTCACGAAGAGCGAGCACCCGGAGGCTCATTCGGCGATCCGGAAGATCCTCTCCGGGTTCACCGAGGAGCCGAACATCGTGATGGAGTGCGACGGGATCTCCAGTCTCTTCGCGGCCGTCGAGTCCGGCAAAGGCGTCGCGATCGGCTTCGAGACGATGGCTAAGCTCGCGGGCAGCCGGCTCAACTTCCGTCCGGTGCTGCCGGCCCCGCCCAGGCTGCCCGTCGTGGTGATCTACGATCAAGCCAAGCTGTCCTCGGCAGGGAACGACTTCCTGGCCATCCTGGCCGCCGTGAAGCTGAAGTCGCTTCGTCCGGCGGCGGGTCTGCTCATCGTCTGA